The Gouania willdenowi chromosome 7, fGouWil2.1, whole genome shotgun sequence genome includes a window with the following:
- the perm1a gene encoding uncharacterized protein perm1a isoform X1: MEDFEYSVDISDRDWQCFFEECEECNMLPPSLAGLDDSGMSDMDDTGSVLLKEAERCELTKPPIDSPPECESSPVELYLSKHGFGGMESILSGSEEDLHLQSINMYFENLKGFTEAEQHDRPDRDRDGKSRDAGPVEKFSDDGQQTIGSTLPKNIPKSKYLPVRGKEAAVYNESTSNVNTIDTDISSNSNFTFNNSQLQTNKSGASNSFERKTVNEEQNKTLQSKSHDLLDSPICSDSMLHTSNVEIHKPLDEEKQLGLLIGQSAIGKNCYSDLTDDPDRMCNFKEREEKMTHIAQSDMSSMSKAAGHEFSPSASIRRRRRRKKRLSEEEQVCERQSWIQLSESDEESLRGALNQRFSEDVTIFHLKRTQKDQELEFFPDAAIGRFIQSVSPALHLCEELKVGQKDLASNDGSERDDRVKFSPQSTTHLQPYSELQIKELTKNGYLSNKSDVTRANQKEGLLLATRVNHCFDSHKNKETLMCQTAEVKSINLGTTPESYDPLLVDAVQNVKLSTAMSGLAPEAGNHGREEDTVCHKDAEPQQQLNTHRVSSSTEKIAFIPAVHGGITSPALETKPEQLPNRINPLSDSVLKYSLMHGDNVSPKQSSLPSVNGNKLHDSPLSITQDDINENDQNQHQVSQKSTPIKSNYKESPMSEGFLKSLSDITCVSSLCSLDTQSALSLSNETISDLSASFCSSVSDRECEIQEEKLPEPEEPQSYGSGGADDAVPASKAQCEPGKGTSSVFAMSSFWKEMEKLTINDILALRTTSSTVSPASLPPLQEGKETDSGFFQIDETRQHQTFKNATRAETDLRFVLHDSSAINHPRESEPLSARQSVDVYSENLPLMSVVDTPSPLFLLKPEQGSKKLPKNISTHNLCSLATESFVYQQKRKSLQDFNDEVVQQECFEEGFVQKQNPNATTFASSLTDIFQFLFGGKPSDPTHSGTDDVSIVNTEGNSVAETYDHFFSEFDTESFFYPLISDEEKAKDEQIPIFSCSRSANKILQFPEAYDYFFPSSSSDESSTESDEEDVCSPLRVVTRFSRKASSTNICSDVYDNFFTDRDLKQNLFWKTTFSFRSINFTASTTPKQTSNAVSCVPVRRSRGSHPRLAAQLNALGNPETLFPDPLLYHWEEKVTRQLAQRPFAFEDLQTSVLNPGLDAPFLPLRQTDMCLICIAFASWVLKTANPDVGDTWKAVLLANFSALSAIRYLRKYVKVEASSSETEYPHHALTEF; the protein is encoded by the exons ATGGAGGACTTTGAATACAGCGTGGACATCAGCGATCGTGACTGGCAGTGCTTCTTTGAAGAATGTGAGGAGTGTAACATGCTTCCTCCTTCATTAGCAGGGCTAGATGATTCAGGCATGAGTGATATGGATGATACAGGGTCTGTTCTTTTGAAGGAAGCTGAAAGGTGTGAACTAACCAAGCCCCCTATTGACAGTCCCCCAGAGTGCGAGAGCTCTCCTGTGGAGCTTTATCTCAGCAAACATGGCTTTGGTGGAATGGAGAGCATCCTGTCTGGCAGCGAGGAGGATTTACACCTGCAGTCGATCAATATGTATTTCGAGAATCTAAAAGGATTCACAGAAGCTGAGCAGCACGATCGGCCTGACCGGGACAGAGATGGAAAAAGCAGAGACGCGGGGCCAGTGGAAAAGTTTAGTGATGATGGCCAACAAACCATTGGTAGTACTTTACCAAAAAACATCCCAAAGTCAAAATATCTGCCTGTCAGGGGAAAAGAAGCAGCAGTTTATAATGAAAGCACAAGTAATGTCAACACTATCGACACCGACATTTCCTCCAATTCTAATTTCACATTTAATAACTCACAGTTGCAGACGAACAAATCAGGTGCAAGTAATTCATTTGAAAGAAAGACAGTCAATGAAGAGCAAAACAAAACTCTACAGAGTAAGTCCCATGACTTACTGGATAGCCCAATATGCTCTGATTCAATGCTTCACACCTCCAATGTGGAAATACACAAACCCCTGGATGAGGAAAAGCAGCTGGGCTTGTTGATAGGTCAATCAGCAATCGGGAAGAATTGTTATTCCGATTTAACTGACGATCCAGACAGAATGTGCAACTTTAAGGAGAGAGAAGAGAAAATGACTCATATTGCCCAGTCGGACATGTCCAGTATGAGTAAAGCAGCAGGACACGAGTTCTCTCCATCTGCCTCcatcaggaggaggaggagaaggaagaaaCGACTGAGTGAAGAAGAACAAGTATGTGAGAGGCAGAGCTGGATCCAGCTCAGTGAGTCAGACGAGGAGAGTTTAAGAGGAGCACTAAATCAGCGATTCTCTGAAGATGTgacaatatttcatttaaaaagaacACAGAAGGATCAGGAACTAGAGTTCTTTCCTGATGCAGCTATTGGACGTTTTATACAAAGTGTATCACCGGCGCTTCATCTTTGTGAGGAATTGAAAGTTGGACAGAAGGATCTTGCATCAAATGATGGTTCAGAAAGAGATGATAGGGTAAAGTTTTCACCACAAAGCACCACACATTTACAGCCATACAGTGAATTACAGATAAAAGAATTAACCAAAAATGGTTATTTATCAAATAAATCTGATGTGACAAGAGCAAATCAAAAAGAGGGTTTATTGTTAGCGACTAGAGTAAACCATTGTTTCGATAGTCACAAAAATAAAGAGACTCTAATGTGTCAAACGGCCGAGGTCAAATCAATAAATTTGGGGACAACTCCAGAGTCATATGATCCGTTGTTGGTGGATGCCGTCCAAAATGTCAAACTATCTACTGCTATGTCGGGCCTGGCTCCGGAGGCTGGAAATCATGGCAGAGAGGAAGACACAGTGTGTCACAAGGACGCTGAGCCCCAACAACAGCTGAACACCCACCGAGTCAGCAGCTCCACGGAAAAGATTGCCTTTATTCCTGCTGTTCATGGTGGGATCACTTCTCCTGCTTTAGAGACAAAACCTGAGCAACTTCCTAACAGAATCAATCCACTCTCAGACAGTGTTCTTAAGTATTCACTAATGCACGGCGATAATGTATCGCCCAAGCAGAGCTCACTGCCCAGTGTTAATGGAAATAAGTTGCATGATTCTCCTTTGTCAATTACACAAGATGACATCAATGAAAACGATCAAAATCAGCACCAGGTGTCACAAAAGTCAACCCCAATAAAGTCAAATTACAAAGAATCCCCTATGTCTGAGGGATTTTTAAAGAGTCTCTCAGATATCACTTGTGTTTCCTCCCTCTGTTCTCTGGACACTCAATCAGCTTTGTCTCTTTCCAATGAAACCATCAGTGATTTATCAGCAAGCTTTTGTTCATCTGTCAGTGATCGAGAGTGTGAAATTCAAGAGGAGAAACTGCCCGAACCAGAAGAACCACAGTCGTATGGCAGTGGAGGGGCAGACGATGCTGTCCCAGCATCCAAAGCTCAGTGTGAACCTGGAAAGGGAACGAGTTCAGTGTTTGCCATGTCCTCATTTTGGAAGGAAATGGAGAAGCTGACAATAAACGACATCCTGGCTCTGCGAACGACTAGCAGCACAGTTTCTCCCGCCTCTCTGCCACCGCTACAGGAGGGCAAGGAAACCGACTCAGGGTTTTTTCAAATAGATGAGACCAGGCAGCACCAAACCTTCAAAAATGCAACCAGGGCTGAAACAGATTTACGTTTCGTTCTCCATGATTCATCTGCAATAAATCATCCCCGAGAGAGTGAACCTTTATCAGCTAGACAAAGTGTTGATGTCTACTCAGAGAACCTCCCACTGATGTCTGTGGTTGACACTCCTAGCCCACTCTTTCTCCTAAAGCCTGAACAAGGTTCTAAAAAGCTCCCCAAAAATATTAGCACTCACAATTTATGTTCCCTGGCAACCGAGTCGTTCGTTTaccaacaaaaaagaaagtctTTACAGGACTTTAACGACGAAGTAGTTCAACAGGAGTGTTTTGAAGAGGGATTTGTGCAGAAGCAAAACCCAAACGCAACAACTTTTGCTTCCTCCCTCACAGACATTTTTCAGTTTCTCTTTGGAGGAAAGCCATCAGATCCCACACATTCAGGCACTGACGACGTCAGCATCGTGAACACTGAGGGAAACTCTGTCGCTGAAACATATGATCACTTCTTCTCAGAGTTTGATACAGAAAGCTTTTTCTATCCCCTTATTTCAGATGAAGAAAAAGCTAAAGATGAGCAGATTCCCATCTTTTCCTGTTCTCGCTCAGCCAATAAAATTCTACAGTTCCCAGAAGCCTACGATTATTTCTTTCCATCGTCCTCATCGGACGAATCGTCCACTGAGTCTGACGAAGAGGACGTCTGCAGTCCTCTGAGGGTTGTGACCAGGTTCAGCCGCAAAGCAAGCTCGACAAACATCTGCTCGGACGTATACGACAATTTCTTCACAGACAGAGATTTAAAACAGAACCTGTTTTGGAAAACAACATTCTCCTTTAGGAGCATTAATTTCACTGCATCCACTACCCCGAAGCAGACATCCAACGCTGTATCCTGTGTGCCTGTGAGGAgaagcaggggttctcatccACGATTGGCTGCTCAGCTCAATGCTCTTGGAAACCCAGAGACTCTGTTTCCAGATCCTCTGCTTTACCACTGGGAGGAAAAGGTGACCAGACAACTGGCACAACGGCCCTTCGCATTTGAAGACTTACAGACGTCGGTTTTAAATCCAG GGTTAGATGCACCATTCCTGCCTCTCAGACAGACTGATATGTGTCTCATCTGCATTGCATTCGCTTCGTGGGTGCTAAAGACTGCTAATCCAGATGTTGGAGATACCTGGAAGGCTG TTCTTCTTGCCAACTTCAGTGCTTTGTCTGCCATCCGATACCTGCGTAAGTACGTCAAAGTGGAGGCGTCGTCCAGTGAGACAGAATACCCTCACCACGCCCTGACTgaattttga
- the perm1a gene encoding uncharacterized protein perm1a isoform X2, with product MESILSGSEEDLHLQSINMYFENLKGFTEAEQHDRPDRDRDGKSRDAGPVEKFSDDGQQTIGSTLPKNIPKSKYLPVRGKEAAVYNESTSNVNTIDTDISSNSNFTFNNSQLQTNKSGASNSFERKTVNEEQNKTLQSKSHDLLDSPICSDSMLHTSNVEIHKPLDEEKQLGLLIGQSAIGKNCYSDLTDDPDRMCNFKEREEKMTHIAQSDMSSMSKAAGHEFSPSASIRRRRRRKKRLSEEEQVCERQSWIQLSESDEESLRGALNQRFSEDVTIFHLKRTQKDQELEFFPDAAIGRFIQSVSPALHLCEELKVGQKDLASNDGSERDDRVKFSPQSTTHLQPYSELQIKELTKNGYLSNKSDVTRANQKEGLLLATRVNHCFDSHKNKETLMCQTAEVKSINLGTTPESYDPLLVDAVQNVKLSTAMSGLAPEAGNHGREEDTVCHKDAEPQQQLNTHRVSSSTEKIAFIPAVHGGITSPALETKPEQLPNRINPLSDSVLKYSLMHGDNVSPKQSSLPSVNGNKLHDSPLSITQDDINENDQNQHQVSQKSTPIKSNYKESPMSEGFLKSLSDITCVSSLCSLDTQSALSLSNETISDLSASFCSSVSDRECEIQEEKLPEPEEPQSYGSGGADDAVPASKAQCEPGKGTSSVFAMSSFWKEMEKLTINDILALRTTSSTVSPASLPPLQEGKETDSGFFQIDETRQHQTFKNATRAETDLRFVLHDSSAINHPRESEPLSARQSVDVYSENLPLMSVVDTPSPLFLLKPEQGSKKLPKNISTHNLCSLATESFVYQQKRKSLQDFNDEVVQQECFEEGFVQKQNPNATTFASSLTDIFQFLFGGKPSDPTHSGTDDVSIVNTEGNSVAETYDHFFSEFDTESFFYPLISDEEKAKDEQIPIFSCSRSANKILQFPEAYDYFFPSSSSDESSTESDEEDVCSPLRVVTRFSRKASSTNICSDVYDNFFTDRDLKQNLFWKTTFSFRSINFTASTTPKQTSNAVSCVPVRRSRGSHPRLAAQLNALGNPETLFPDPLLYHWEEKVTRQLAQRPFAFEDLQTSVLNPGLDAPFLPLRQTDMCLICIAFASWVLKTANPDVGDTWKAVLLANFSALSAIRYLRKYVKVEASSSETEYPHHALTEF from the exons ATGGAGAGCATCCTGTCTGGCAGCGAGGAGGATTTACACCTGCAGTCGATCAATATGTATTTCGAGAATCTAAAAGGATTCACAGAAGCTGAGCAGCACGATCGGCCTGACCGGGACAGAGATGGAAAAAGCAGAGACGCGGGGCCAGTGGAAAAGTTTAGTGATGATGGCCAACAAACCATTGGTAGTACTTTACCAAAAAACATCCCAAAGTCAAAATATCTGCCTGTCAGGGGAAAAGAAGCAGCAGTTTATAATGAAAGCACAAGTAATGTCAACACTATCGACACCGACATTTCCTCCAATTCTAATTTCACATTTAATAACTCACAGTTGCAGACGAACAAATCAGGTGCAAGTAATTCATTTGAAAGAAAGACAGTCAATGAAGAGCAAAACAAAACTCTACAGAGTAAGTCCCATGACTTACTGGATAGCCCAATATGCTCTGATTCAATGCTTCACACCTCCAATGTGGAAATACACAAACCCCTGGATGAGGAAAAGCAGCTGGGCTTGTTGATAGGTCAATCAGCAATCGGGAAGAATTGTTATTCCGATTTAACTGACGATCCAGACAGAATGTGCAACTTTAAGGAGAGAGAAGAGAAAATGACTCATATTGCCCAGTCGGACATGTCCAGTATGAGTAAAGCAGCAGGACACGAGTTCTCTCCATCTGCCTCcatcaggaggaggaggagaaggaagaaaCGACTGAGTGAAGAAGAACAAGTATGTGAGAGGCAGAGCTGGATCCAGCTCAGTGAGTCAGACGAGGAGAGTTTAAGAGGAGCACTAAATCAGCGATTCTCTGAAGATGTgacaatatttcatttaaaaagaacACAGAAGGATCAGGAACTAGAGTTCTTTCCTGATGCAGCTATTGGACGTTTTATACAAAGTGTATCACCGGCGCTTCATCTTTGTGAGGAATTGAAAGTTGGACAGAAGGATCTTGCATCAAATGATGGTTCAGAAAGAGATGATAGGGTAAAGTTTTCACCACAAAGCACCACACATTTACAGCCATACAGTGAATTACAGATAAAAGAATTAACCAAAAATGGTTATTTATCAAATAAATCTGATGTGACAAGAGCAAATCAAAAAGAGGGTTTATTGTTAGCGACTAGAGTAAACCATTGTTTCGATAGTCACAAAAATAAAGAGACTCTAATGTGTCAAACGGCCGAGGTCAAATCAATAAATTTGGGGACAACTCCAGAGTCATATGATCCGTTGTTGGTGGATGCCGTCCAAAATGTCAAACTATCTACTGCTATGTCGGGCCTGGCTCCGGAGGCTGGAAATCATGGCAGAGAGGAAGACACAGTGTGTCACAAGGACGCTGAGCCCCAACAACAGCTGAACACCCACCGAGTCAGCAGCTCCACGGAAAAGATTGCCTTTATTCCTGCTGTTCATGGTGGGATCACTTCTCCTGCTTTAGAGACAAAACCTGAGCAACTTCCTAACAGAATCAATCCACTCTCAGACAGTGTTCTTAAGTATTCACTAATGCACGGCGATAATGTATCGCCCAAGCAGAGCTCACTGCCCAGTGTTAATGGAAATAAGTTGCATGATTCTCCTTTGTCAATTACACAAGATGACATCAATGAAAACGATCAAAATCAGCACCAGGTGTCACAAAAGTCAACCCCAATAAAGTCAAATTACAAAGAATCCCCTATGTCTGAGGGATTTTTAAAGAGTCTCTCAGATATCACTTGTGTTTCCTCCCTCTGTTCTCTGGACACTCAATCAGCTTTGTCTCTTTCCAATGAAACCATCAGTGATTTATCAGCAAGCTTTTGTTCATCTGTCAGTGATCGAGAGTGTGAAATTCAAGAGGAGAAACTGCCCGAACCAGAAGAACCACAGTCGTATGGCAGTGGAGGGGCAGACGATGCTGTCCCAGCATCCAAAGCTCAGTGTGAACCTGGAAAGGGAACGAGTTCAGTGTTTGCCATGTCCTCATTTTGGAAGGAAATGGAGAAGCTGACAATAAACGACATCCTGGCTCTGCGAACGACTAGCAGCACAGTTTCTCCCGCCTCTCTGCCACCGCTACAGGAGGGCAAGGAAACCGACTCAGGGTTTTTTCAAATAGATGAGACCAGGCAGCACCAAACCTTCAAAAATGCAACCAGGGCTGAAACAGATTTACGTTTCGTTCTCCATGATTCATCTGCAATAAATCATCCCCGAGAGAGTGAACCTTTATCAGCTAGACAAAGTGTTGATGTCTACTCAGAGAACCTCCCACTGATGTCTGTGGTTGACACTCCTAGCCCACTCTTTCTCCTAAAGCCTGAACAAGGTTCTAAAAAGCTCCCCAAAAATATTAGCACTCACAATTTATGTTCCCTGGCAACCGAGTCGTTCGTTTaccaacaaaaaagaaagtctTTACAGGACTTTAACGACGAAGTAGTTCAACAGGAGTGTTTTGAAGAGGGATTTGTGCAGAAGCAAAACCCAAACGCAACAACTTTTGCTTCCTCCCTCACAGACATTTTTCAGTTTCTCTTTGGAGGAAAGCCATCAGATCCCACACATTCAGGCACTGACGACGTCAGCATCGTGAACACTGAGGGAAACTCTGTCGCTGAAACATATGATCACTTCTTCTCAGAGTTTGATACAGAAAGCTTTTTCTATCCCCTTATTTCAGATGAAGAAAAAGCTAAAGATGAGCAGATTCCCATCTTTTCCTGTTCTCGCTCAGCCAATAAAATTCTACAGTTCCCAGAAGCCTACGATTATTTCTTTCCATCGTCCTCATCGGACGAATCGTCCACTGAGTCTGACGAAGAGGACGTCTGCAGTCCTCTGAGGGTTGTGACCAGGTTCAGCCGCAAAGCAAGCTCGACAAACATCTGCTCGGACGTATACGACAATTTCTTCACAGACAGAGATTTAAAACAGAACCTGTTTTGGAAAACAACATTCTCCTTTAGGAGCATTAATTTCACTGCATCCACTACCCCGAAGCAGACATCCAACGCTGTATCCTGTGTGCCTGTGAGGAgaagcaggggttctcatccACGATTGGCTGCTCAGCTCAATGCTCTTGGAAACCCAGAGACTCTGTTTCCAGATCCTCTGCTTTACCACTGGGAGGAAAAGGTGACCAGACAACTGGCACAACGGCCCTTCGCATTTGAAGACTTACAGACGTCGGTTTTAAATCCAG GGTTAGATGCACCATTCCTGCCTCTCAGACAGACTGATATGTGTCTCATCTGCATTGCATTCGCTTCGTGGGTGCTAAAGACTGCTAATCCAGATGTTGGAGATACCTGGAAGGCTG TTCTTCTTGCCAACTTCAGTGCTTTGTCTGCCATCCGATACCTGCGTAAGTACGTCAAAGTGGAGGCGTCGTCCAGTGAGACAGAATACCCTCACCACGCCCTGACTgaattttga